The DNA sequence CCAGCCGGTTTGATCGTCGCCGTAACCATGTAACAGATACACCACCGGATATGTCCGGTTTGATGTTTCATAATCGGGAGGCAAATAAATAGCATATTTTACGTTATGCTTTAAAATGTCGCTTTTAATGTTTTGCTCGTCTATCACTTTACCTATATGCTGGGCAAATGCAGTGCCAGTGCTTAAAAGTAATAAAAGCAAGGAGAGCTTAAGGTATATTTTCATAGATTTTTAGTAGATAAGGAGTATCAAGTATCAAGACATTTTCTCATTTGGATATATACCTGGTCATTTTGCTTATCCGCACATCAAAAAACTCCCCTCCAGGTGGCTGGGGGCTCTATTTCTGCCTGAAACTATCGCCTATAAATGCCAGCGCATCGGTAATACCCGTACGCCAGTAGGTCCAGGTGTGAGCGCCATCGCGTACTCTAAATTCATGTGGTACTTTTTTCTCCGTCAGCGCTATATGCAGCAGGCAATTACCTTTGGTTAAAAAGTCATCATCGCCACAATCAATCCAATAACGTACGCCGCTCAATTGTTCTGTGGATTTATCCTGTACCATGCTCAAAACAGAATTAGCCTGCCAGGCCTTGTTCAGGCGGTCTTTACCCTTGAGCCCGCGACCATATAACTGTGCAAATACCCTATCCCAGTTTTCATCGGGCATGCCCGTCATCTGATCGTCTGGAAATACCGCAGCGCTCAAGGCCGCTCCTGCCGCAAACAGTTGCGGGTATTTGATAGTATAAATCAATGTTCCATAACCACCCATAGATAAACCCGCTACGCCGCGATATTTTTTATCGGCTTTAATACGGTAAACCTTTTCAATCTGCGGCATAAATTCCTTAATGAAAAAATCCTCATATTTCTCTTTTCCATCATAGGAATTAATATACCAGCTCGAATCGGCATTGGGCATTACAATAACCATTGGTGGAATAGTGCCTTCGGCGATGGCTTTATCGGCATAGCGGTTTATCTCGCCAAACTGCAGCCAGCCGGTATTATCATCAGTATAACCATGCAGTAAATAAACAACGGGGTAGCTGCGGTTGGCTGTTTCATAATCGGCAGGCAGGTAAACAGTATATTTTACATTGCGCTTTAAAATACTGCTTTTAACGGTTTCTTCCTCCAATACTTTACCTTGTGGTTGTGCAAATAAGGCATTAGTCCATATAACACAGCAGAGCAGCAGGCATTTCTGAATGATATTCATAGATAGGTGGTTTGGTTTTGATCGACGGAAATTTAGGTAATTTTCCGCGTTAGCCAAATACTATCTAAAAACTAAGCGCTTTACCCTGCACAGGATATATGAGGTTTAGTTGTAATTGATTGGCAGCTTTAAGTTGGGCCTTGATCTGAGTTATACTGTTTACCGGTGGTTTAAGATGCGTAACTACAATATTTAATCCTTTTAATTCGGCCGGACTTGTCAGCCCAGCTAGCTTGTCCATTTCAGCCATAAACCAATGTGGTGTTAAATGCCCGAAAAGCGTTTTATCCGGCTGTTCGTTAGGAAAAGATACCTCAATAAGAATAGCTTTTAGCCTTTTACTTTTGATGAGCGGAGAAACAGCCTGCCACAGATTTTGCAGATTTGTGCTCTTTTCAATAGCGTCTGCTCCGGTATCGCCCAGGTACAAAATATAATCATCATTACTTTGTACCAGAAAAGCGGTACTGGTAAGGTTGGAATGGCTCAACGGAAATGCCTGCACTTTAAGCGGGGTGTTTTCGATATCAGTTTGGGTGCCGGGGCTCAGTACCTGGTAACGGTATTTTTTTAAAGCAGGCGTTTCGCCCTGATCGGCAAAGTTGGCCCAGCTTGCCCAGGTAAAGTAGTGGGTTTTGATGGTTTCAATAGTACTCTGAAGACCATAAATGTTTTTGCTGCTGTCTTCGGGTGAATTGATGATGAGCCCAGCTATATGATCAAGGTGAGCATGTGATATAAAATACCCTTTGATATATTGCCTCAATACTCTTTCGCCAGAAACCCGGAAAGTTTTGTTGGTTATTGCTTTTTGGATACCAACATGCAAGGTACCTGCATCTAAACAAATATATTGATCAGTACCAGCAGCAGACAGCATATAAGCCGACAAATTACTTTCATCAATACCACCTAACACGCCTAAAGGCACCAGTCTAAAAACGGGTTTGTTTTTAGGTTGCGCCAATGTAATAAAAGGCAGTAAAATGTAGGTAATGATCAATAAAGTTTGCTTAATGCGCATATCCGGTAAGTTTTTCAATTGCAAACCTTGCAACTGGGAGGTACTAAATTAATGATACAATAGTATTAAGCAACGTGATAATTAAAAAAGGTAGCGCACTTTAAGACAGCGGGTACAAAAAAACTTTTTTAAGGGAAGCCAAAAAAGAAATGTTTTGATGAACGGGCTTCTTTTACGACGTATATCAAGTACTTCATTACACTTTTGACACCTGTAAACAGGGCGTTGAGGGGTACTAATAGTTTGCATTAGTTAGGGGGATTAATACAATGCAAACCTAAAATAAAAGACTAGAATTGCCTCTTAATGAGATGTTAAATTTTTGTTAAATTGCTGTTAGTCTGCTTTTATTTTGATAGGAGCAGATTTTTTGTTTTCATTATCGCCACCAAGCAGGTAGCCCCACGGTTTTAAACTTTCGATACGGTCAAATATGATTTTGAAAATAGCAATAACCGGTATGGATAAAAACATGCCCGACAAACCCCATATCATCTCACCTACAATGATCCCCACAAATGATATCAATGCGTTAAGCCTCACTTTTGAACCAACAATGGTTGGTAACAGGAGGTTGGCATCTATTGCATGGATACCGATCACACTGCCCATTACGAATAGAGTATCTTTAATGCTCCCGGTTGCAAAAGTAATAATGGCGCTAAGCAGCAAGGCCGTAAAAATACCGATATAAGGTATGATGTTGAACAGGCCTACGATAATACCCAACAATGCAGCGTATTTGATGCCAATGAGCAGGAAAACACTGATAGCAACAGCAGCTACAATCACCATTTCTAAAAGTAAGCCCAGGATATATTGTCTTAGTATAGATTGGATATTTTCTACTATATCCATTACGATATGCTGGTTTTCATCCCGGAAAACCCAAATAATGAAACGCAGCAGCAATCTTCTGTAGAGTAATATAAAAAAGGTAAATATCAGGATGAATACATAAAAAAGCATGAGTGACGAAATAGCTCCGAAGGTTGTGCCCAAAACGTCACCCCCAGAAGCCATAAGCTTATCGGCAGTACTGTGAACATAGCTCATCTGCTTTTCAGTATTAATATGGAATGCCGTTTGTATCCACTGCTGTAGGTCTTGTAATGATTGTGTTACCTGGTTTTTGAGCATGGGCCAGTCGTTGGCCACTTTTGATATCTGTGAGCCTACCAGGTATAATACACCATAAACAAAACCGATAAGCAATAATATAGATATTAAGGATGATGCACTGCGCGGCAGCCTGCATTTCTTCTCCAGAAAGTTAGCTATCGGTAACAGTAATATTGCGAAAATGAACCCGAATATCATGGGGTCAAGCAAATCTTTACCTATAATGATCAGATAACCAAGCGCCAAAAAACCTATTAATGTTAATGCAAGTCGTTCGTAAAAGGGGGCAATCAGTTTTTTGGCAGACATAGTGATGATTTTCAGTTGGTAACGTATAGGGCGACCGGATGTTTGAAGTTAAGCAATAATTACAAATAATAATTTACCATTTTTATTTTTTGTGAATGTGGAATTTATCGATGATTGATTTTGCCCTGGCTGTATTAGCTGTTTCGGAACATAGTTTTGGCAAATGTTTTGCACGAGTTAATTATCTACTTAAAAACTAACATTATGGCAAGGTATTCAGAAAAAGCAAGTGAAAAAGTTGAAAAAACTATGCACGAAATGAAAGAAGGTAAACTCAAAAGCGGTAGCGGCAAAAAAGTGACCAGCAAAAAGCAGGCTATTGCTATAGGCTTATCCGAGGCGCGTAAAGAAGGAGCCAAGGTGCCTAAAAAGAAAAGTTAGTATTTTTAATTAAAAGGCACTCCGACCGGTAAAAGCATCCATCACATCCATTAATACAATGGCTTCTTCAATACTGCAGGGGTTCGACCCCTCGTTTTTAAAGTAAGCTACAATTTTTTCGATCATGGGTTGTTGTATATGCTGCGGATGTGTAAAGGTTATGGTTTCATCCTCGGTATCAGTTTTCCAGCTAATATAATTGCCAAAGAAGGGGAATGTGATTTTACCTTTGGTACCGATGATCTCGCAGGTATCGGTAGTGAGGTTTTCGGCCACGTTGAAGCACCAGGAGCCATTGACCACTACTTTGTTTTTAAATAAGATTTGCCCGCAAACGTGATCGTCGGCTGGGGT is a window from the Mucilaginibacter inviolabilis genome containing:
- a CDS encoding alpha/beta hydrolase produces the protein MNIIQKCLLLCCVIWTNALFAQPQGKVLEEETVKSSILKRNVKYTVYLPADYETANRSYPVVYLLHGYTDDNTGWLQFGEINRYADKAIAEGTIPPMVIVMPNADSSWYINSYDGKEKYEDFFIKEFMPQIEKVYRIKADKKYRGVAGLSMGGYGTLIYTIKYPQLFAAGAALSAAVFPDDQMTGMPDENWDRVFAQLYGRGLKGKDRLNKAWQANSVLSMVQDKSTEQLSGVRYWIDCGDDDFLTKGNCLLHIALTEKKVPHEFRVRDGAHTWTYWRTGITDALAFIGDSFRQK
- a CDS encoding MBL fold metallo-hydrolase; this encodes MRIKQTLLIITYILLPFITLAQPKNKPVFRLVPLGVLGGIDESNLSAYMLSAAGTDQYICLDAGTLHVGIQKAITNKTFRVSGERVLRQYIKGYFISHAHLDHIAGLIINSPEDSSKNIYGLQSTIETIKTHYFTWASWANFADQGETPALKKYRYQVLSPGTQTDIENTPLKVQAFPLSHSNLTSTAFLVQSNDDYILYLGDTGADAIEKSTNLQNLWQAVSPLIKSKRLKAILIEVSFPNEQPDKTLFGHLTPHWFMAEMDKLAGLTSPAELKGLNIVVTHLKPPVNSITQIKAQLKAANQLQLNLIYPVQGKALSF
- a CDS encoding AI-2E family transporter, which produces MSAKKLIAPFYERLALTLIGFLALGYLIIIGKDLLDPMIFGFIFAILLLPIANFLEKKCRLPRSASSLISILLLIGFVYGVLYLVGSQISKVANDWPMLKNQVTQSLQDLQQWIQTAFHINTEKQMSYVHSTADKLMASGGDVLGTTFGAISSLMLFYVFILIFTFFILLYRRLLLRFIIWVFRDENQHIVMDIVENIQSILRQYILGLLLEMVIVAAVAISVFLLIGIKYAALLGIIVGLFNIIPYIGIFTALLLSAIITFATGSIKDTLFVMGSVIGIHAIDANLLLPTIVGSKVRLNALISFVGIIVGEMIWGLSGMFLSIPVIAIFKIIFDRIESLKPWGYLLGGDNENKKSAPIKIKAD
- a CDS encoding DUF6496 domain-containing protein, translating into MARYSEKASEKVEKTMHEMKEGKLKSGSGKKVTSKKQAIAIGLSEARKEGAKVPKKKS